In a single window of the Anguilla rostrata isolate EN2019 chromosome 4, ASM1855537v3, whole genome shotgun sequence genome:
- the rdh10a gene encoding retinol dehydrogenase 10-A, which yields MNIFAEFFLVILKVLWAFVMAGLKWVVRPKEKSVAGQVCLITGAGSGLGRLFAKEFARRRAVLVLWDINSQSNEETAEMVRQIYRELDSPVTKDGVVSGVEEIPPFQPQVYTYVCDVGKRESVYSTAEKVRQEVGDIDLLINNAGVVSGHHLLECPDELIERTMMVNCHAHFWTTKAFLPKMLEMNHGHIVTVASSLGLFSTAGVEDYCASKFGAIGFHESLSHELKAAEKDGIKMTLVCPYLVDTGMFRGCRIRKEFEPFLPPLKPEFCVTQAMRAILTDQPMICTPRIVYMVNFMKSILPFEAVVCMYRFLGADKCMYPFLAQRKQAMNNNEAKNGI from the exons ATGAATATCTTTGCGGAGTTTTTCTTGGTCATTCTGAAAGTGCTTTGGGCTTTTGTGATGGCCGGGTTGAAATGGGTGGTTCGGCCAAAAGAGAAAAGCGTTGCGGGGCAGGTGTGTTTGATCACCGGGGCAGGCAGCGGGCTGGGCCGACTCTTTGCCAAGGAGTTTGCTCGACGACGGGCAGTGCTAGTGCTCTGGGACATCAACAGCCAAAGCAACGAGGAAACTGCAGAGATGGTGCGGCAGATATATCGTGAGCTGGACAGCCCAGTGACCAAAGATG GAGTTGTGAGTGGTGTAGAGGAGATCCCGCCATTCCAGCCCCAGGTGTACACCTATGTCTGCGACGTGGGAAAGCGCGAAAGCGTGTACTCCACGGCGGAGAAGGTGCGTCAAGAAGTGGGGGACATCGACTTGCTGATCAATAATGCCGGCGTGGTGTCCGGCCACCACCTCCTGGAGTGCCCCGATGAGCTCATCGAGAGGACCATGATGGTTAACTGCCACGCGCACTTCTGG ACCACCAAGGCCTTTCTTCCCAAGATGCTGGAGATGAACCATGGACACATTGTGACAGTTGCCAGCTCGCTGGGATTATTCAGCACAGCTGGTGTGGAG GACTACTGCGCCAGCAAGTTCGGCGCCATCGGCTTCCACGAGTCGCTCAGCCACGAGCTGAAGGCGGCGGAGAAAGACGGGATCAAAATGACCCTGGTCTGCCCCTACCTGGTGGACACCGGCATGTTCAGAGGCTGCCGAATCCG GAAAGAGTTCGAGCCCTTCCTGCCCCCTCTGAAGCCCGAGTTCTGCGTGACACAGGCCATGAGGGCCATCCTGACCGACCAGCCCATGATCTGCACGCCGCGCATCGTCTACATGGTCAACTTCATGAAAAG CATCCTGCCCTTTGAGGCCGTCGTGTGCATGTACCGCTTTCTGGGCGCCGACAAGTGCATGTACCCGTTCCTGGCACAGAGGAAGCAGGCCATGAACAACAATGAGGCGAAGAACGGGATCTAG